A window from Vigna angularis cultivar LongXiaoDou No.4 chromosome 7, ASM1680809v1, whole genome shotgun sequence encodes these proteins:
- the LOC108337530 gene encoding uncharacterized protein LOC108337530 isoform X2 has protein sequence MELERQLKLINKPPVKTIHTKYGDTVDCIDINKQSAFDHPILKNHKLQKKPSIRKPIEKSSMKKLQGTQIFGFVKCPKGTIPIRRTTKEELIQEKQLLNSSIFVKDVSGVHLAEMALSSKYGPYYGVEGGTSIYNPRVTKGQMSLSHVWVENGPIDSNNKISVGWHVSLDLYGDNRTHSYVSWTRDNFHKTGCYNLRCPGFVQTNPASYIGGPFLNTSLYGGPTYRFVVSISQDPKSKNWWIHLSNTIAVGYFPAKLFSNLSSADKVGWGGRTLTPRGSLSPTMGSGYFPDGNFYHACYFTYIYYKNASRKNYGPENYQIKKYVDNPKCFGLTFYGNLHRKVEYCLQFGGPGGDCGD, from the exons ATGGAGCTCGAACGACAACTAAAGCTCATTAACAAGCCTCCTGTTAAAACTATtcat ACAAAATATGGAGACACAGTTGACTGTATAGATATTAATAAACAATCAGCATTTGATCATCCTATACTAAAGAATCATAAGttacaa AAAAAGCCTAGCATACGAAAACCAATTGAAAAATCAAGTATGAAGAAATTACAAGGTACACAAATATTTGGATTTGTAAAATGTCCTAAAGGCACAATTCCTATTCGGAGAACAACGAAAGAAGAACTTATTCaagaaaaacaattactaaATAGTAGTATTTTTGTCAAAGATGTCTCTGGTGTTCAT CTTGCTGAGATggctctttcttcaaaatatggTCCATATTATGGGGTCGAAGGAGGCACTAGCATTTATAACCCAAGAGTTACTAAGGGTCAAATGTCCCTTTCTCATGTATGGGTTGAAAATGGACCCATAGACAGTAATAACAAAATTAGTGTTGGATGGCat GTGAGTTTGGATTTGTACGGTGACAATCGAACCCATTCATATGTATCATGGACG agAGACAATTTTCATAAGACGGGATGCTACAATTTACGATGTCCAGGTTTTGTTCAGACTAATCCTGCATCTTATATTGGTGGACCTTTTCTAAATACATCGTTGTACGGAGGACCAACTTATCGTTTTGTTGTTTCTATTAGTCAG GACCCAAAGTCCAAAAACTGGTGGATACATCTAAGCAATACTATTGCTGTTGGATATTTTCCAGCCAAATTGTTCTCCAACTTGAGTTCAGCGGATAAAGTAGGATGGGGTGGAAGAACATTAACTCCTCGTGGTTCTCTAAGCCCTACAATGGGATCGGGATATTTTCCTGATGGAAACTTTTATCATGCATGTTATTTCACTTATATCTATTACAAAAATGCATCCAGAAAAAACTACGGACCTGAAAactatcaaataaaaaaatacgttGACAATCCTAAGTGTTTTGGTCTTACTTTCTACGGCAATCTTCATAGAAAAGTTGAGTATTGTCTTCAATTTGGAGGACCTGGTGGTGATTGTGGTGATTga
- the LOC108337530 gene encoding uncharacterized protein LOC108337530 isoform X1 gives MIKTLIVVLCLVIGASPTGHCIRDTLKEDMELERQLKLINKPPVKTIHTKYGDTVDCIDINKQSAFDHPILKNHKLQKKPSIRKPIEKSSMKKLQGTQIFGFVKCPKGTIPIRRTTKEELIQEKQLLNSSIFVKDVSGVHLAEMALSSKYGPYYGVEGGTSIYNPRVTKGQMSLSHVWVENGPIDSNNKISVGWHVSLDLYGDNRTHSYVSWTRDNFHKTGCYNLRCPGFVQTNPASYIGGPFLNTSLYGGPTYRFVVSISQDPKSKNWWIHLSNTIAVGYFPAKLFSNLSSADKVGWGGRTLTPRGSLSPTMGSGYFPDGNFYHACYFTYIYYKNASRKNYGPENYQIKKYVDNPKCFGLTFYGNLHRKVEYCLQFGGPGGDCGD, from the exons ATGATCAAGACATTGATCGTAGTTTTGTGTTTGGTGATCGGTGCAAGTCCTACAGGTCATTGTATTCGAGATACACTCAAAGAAGATATGGAGCTCGAACGACAACTAAAGCTCATTAACAAGCCTCCTGTTAAAACTATtcat ACAAAATATGGAGACACAGTTGACTGTATAGATATTAATAAACAATCAGCATTTGATCATCCTATACTAAAGAATCATAAGttacaa AAAAAGCCTAGCATACGAAAACCAATTGAAAAATCAAGTATGAAGAAATTACAAGGTACACAAATATTTGGATTTGTAAAATGTCCTAAAGGCACAATTCCTATTCGGAGAACAACGAAAGAAGAACTTATTCaagaaaaacaattactaaATAGTAGTATTTTTGTCAAAGATGTCTCTGGTGTTCAT CTTGCTGAGATggctctttcttcaaaatatggTCCATATTATGGGGTCGAAGGAGGCACTAGCATTTATAACCCAAGAGTTACTAAGGGTCAAATGTCCCTTTCTCATGTATGGGTTGAAAATGGACCCATAGACAGTAATAACAAAATTAGTGTTGGATGGCat GTGAGTTTGGATTTGTACGGTGACAATCGAACCCATTCATATGTATCATGGACG agAGACAATTTTCATAAGACGGGATGCTACAATTTACGATGTCCAGGTTTTGTTCAGACTAATCCTGCATCTTATATTGGTGGACCTTTTCTAAATACATCGTTGTACGGAGGACCAACTTATCGTTTTGTTGTTTCTATTAGTCAG GACCCAAAGTCCAAAAACTGGTGGATACATCTAAGCAATACTATTGCTGTTGGATATTTTCCAGCCAAATTGTTCTCCAACTTGAGTTCAGCGGATAAAGTAGGATGGGGTGGAAGAACATTAACTCCTCGTGGTTCTCTAAGCCCTACAATGGGATCGGGATATTTTCCTGATGGAAACTTTTATCATGCATGTTATTTCACTTATATCTATTACAAAAATGCATCCAGAAAAAACTACGGACCTGAAAactatcaaataaaaaaatacgttGACAATCCTAAGTGTTTTGGTCTTACTTTCTACGGCAATCTTCATAGAAAAGTTGAGTATTGTCTTCAATTTGGAGGACCTGGTGGTGATTGTGGTGATTga